In the Thunnus thynnus chromosome 24, fThuThy2.1, whole genome shotgun sequence genome, TGAATTATGTATCTTTTTGTGATCGTCTTTATCTCCTGAGGAGTggattgtgtttttctttgtgccTCCTGCTGTCATCCGCAGGGGTTTTTAAAACGCTGCGTCATTCGTGAGGCCAGCAAGGCCGTCTGCATTTCGCTCCAGGATACTTTGAATCACGGGGGCGTTGAACGTGTCTCTTTAAAAAGTTTGGAAATGTCAGGTGGGATTCAATCATAAACATATAAATTGTTAAAAAGCTTGTTAATGTCAGCCTCGGCTGCTGGTTGACGTAGGTGCCTTTTtgagacaataataaaaaacaaatctgctgATTACAAAAGTTTAAAGCCAGAAGAAGACCTGAAAGTATCCAATTAGCAAGAAAGAGCAGAAAGTTATTGGTAACGGAaatgaaataattgaaatgtAGTTCTTGAAAAATATGTGGAAACTGTGTAAAACACCAGTAGTCCCAAACTTTTTTAGTCAGTGGTGTTCACTCTGTGGAAATGTGTTCACTCTCACAATTGGCTTTAAATCAGATGTTATTTAGCTctattaattatataaaacaataatgttttcatacaattgaaatgtcagtgttttggttGGATTGGTCAAGTTTGCATTCAACTTTAACTAACAGAAGctggatgtttttttatctGACACATTTGAGCTATTTCAACTATTTATTACCTTTATctaactatttcaactgtttatcttTCAATTAAACTATCTATTTACCATTACTATtaccatttatccattacttttagcttaTTATTTCAACCACTTATGTTTAGTTATCTATTTTAACCATCTATCCATTACTTGGAGCTAATTATTTCACTTCTCTGCTCTCACCTGTTAATTAGTTTTCACTCGCTTGCAATCACAGCTCATACTGTAGCGTTACAGCTGACTaatgaatggatattttttTCTAGTCAATATATAATACTCTATTTTCAAGGTTGGTTGAGCTACTCTACAGTGTTTCCATGTGCCCCCTGTCAACTGCAGAAGTTGCCCCTACAAACAGCCCTGGTTGGGAATCATTGTAAAAGACACATtacatttaaacctgcagtgcagaacttttacatatgaATGTAggtccattacattcaagcccttgccaaatgagcTCACACAATGATGATTAAGCCTATCGCTGCCatataaatctctctgtatttcacagtatatagAGGttcagtgtgtaagatttaataGCATCtggcggtgaggttgcagattgcaaccagctGAATACccctcctcatcatcctccccttccaagcatgtaggagaacctacagtggctgttAAACTTGCGAAAAACACGTAATGCCCTCTGTAGAGCccgtgtttggtttgtccattctgggctactgtagaaacatggcagtgcaacatggcgacctccgtggaaggggacccgctccctgaaaacacaacgattcttatttcaGGTAAttatgcactaattaaaacagtgCTGGTcgcatgaatgcatacagagaCTTCTGCTGGCCAAGTTGCTAACTtctggttagctctctgctaacttgaatgggaataaaattaatttagcgtgcggctcttctagactttccaaatgttggactgaatggatcaaattctgatagtgaaagtcatttcgcgggggttgtgtcacgctcaaaacaatttatccaccgttttacagctgcaaagTAGGAAGGGAGTAGGCTACAGTGGAGCCTATGACGTAAGCCCATGTCGACAGTGTTGTTGTAGTTACTCTCACTGCctgaagggggagacaaaagtcccgcagcTCTAAGTCTGCTCGTATATCAACCAATTTTCTTCGTCTCACATCTCCTGAAACTCAGGCAGCTAACTCAGCTCGGCTCATTCTAATCAGGTTCTACCACCCACAGTTTGGCAAAAGCAGAATCAGACATTAGCTGAGCTCTGAGTGGGAGGCATCTCCATTAGTGGAAATTATTTGGCCGGAACTCGTCTCACAGGAGGAACATCCGCGTTGGTGCCAAAcatctctgtatttttttattttttttaaagtcaccTCATGTCTGACTCAGAATCCATCAACCTTGTGGCATTTTCAAGAAAACACAGCATGGGGATGTAAAACATCTCCTGCCATAACCTCAGAAAGCACTTATGTAAGAACCTTACTCAAATATTAATAGGGGAGGTGATGGGAGCAGGTAGATGCAGCAGATATAGATGCAAGAGGTTTTATCTACTTAGGTCTTTTTTTCCTACTGTTGTTAGTCATCAAAAGTTGCTTTGAATAAAGGTTTAAAAGGTACAAATGGGAAAAACATCTCAGTTATATAAAAGTCTGCTGTACTCTGTCAATCAAGCATATCTTCAGATTGATTCTCAGAGACAAAAAGTTCTGCTTTTAAGGAGTAAAAAACAAGCAACAATGTCAGTCTTTGGGTTTGATTTGGACCCACATACTGTACTGACTGCTTTAGGAGAttatttcatatacagtatctttCCTTAACAAGCTGAGCCTTctgtgtgtgaaggagaaacAGGACGAGTGAATCTGCTCAGACAAAGAGTTGCTTCATTCAACTGAAGTTGTTCCAAATCCCAGAGCTCTCCGGCTGCTGAGATTCACACAGCAACAACACTttcaaactcacacacacacacacagttgaagTAACCTAATTTGAGATTGTATCTGAGAGGTTCAAACTCCTAATAATGGTTATTTTGATTCTTGAATCCCAAACCATCACAAACACAAGGTTAATTGGTGATTAGTAGACGTATGTGGGTGGACATTGATTGAATAAATCCATGCTGGGCCTCCAGATAGTGTCTATTGTAAGTTCAGGCGTGTTCTGATGTCTCTTAacaagtaacaagaagaaaactgtCTTGTCAGCCTGTGACAACAGAGGAGAGGTTTGTTTATCTGCGGCGCTTCACTACTGAAATGCATAAGGCTGTGGGCTTCTTTCTCGACCTTAAAGTAGTTATATAACCAAACGTTGTCTTCACCTGTTGACACCAGAAGATCCATTTTACTTCGGGTTACCTAGATCAGGACATCAGTTTGTCTCAACTCAACCATAACAGCGATATATCTCTTCGACTGAAAAGAAAGCTCTGGctgaaattcttttttttttttttccatgtcagGCCATGCTGATCTTATCTGTGCAGAAAGAGGCACGAGATCTTGCACAGGCTCGCTGCAAAACCTTTCATTTAACAAGTATTCCTTTCATGTCTGGTCTcctattcctttttttttttttttttttttaaagaacttgaaaatatttgcagccgtggtaaaataatttaattgccTCATTATAATTTGGCTTCCTGGGACACTTTTCATCGctgaaaatgcaataaatttCAATCCTATTTGCAAACGGTACAGCCTTTTTACATGAATAAGGAATTTTAGGCTTTATGTCGTTTTCTTGCTTTAGTGAGCATTTTTCAAATTTAGTGGATTTGGAGTATCTGCTGAGTCACTGGCATTGATAAACAACCCTTTTAACCCCTCTAAAGATATGgttttttatggttatttaGTGCCATAAGACAATAAAACCGTCCTCACTGACCCGTCGCTTCCTGAGAAACAGAAGACACCACTTTGACTCTGCTCTCTGATCCAGACATCTGGACAGCCTCGAGCATCCTGCCAGCCCTCCATTTATTGACTTTTCCTCAGCTTTTAGCACTTTGCAGCCACATTTACTTGCTGGGAAACTTGTGTTCTCATTCTAAACTAGACTTTAACACCCACCACTGAAAGTAGACTACTTCAGAGAATCACAGTTTGTGAAGATAATTAGTGTTCTTAGCAAGCGGTCGATAAcccttttacatttaaatgtcacaaaaacagaagacattatTGTGGATTTTAGAAAGTCTTCTTTTTAAATTGGTCCAACATTCAGCTGGTGGGTATTTAGAAGaacatttttacaattattgattggaaagaaaaaagttttactCATCTGTCTTACAATTTTGCTTCATTGCCAAGTATGATATGATGTCGTAAATGAGAATACAGGCTCATATATTTGGTCAAATTTGTGAGATCATTTAGATAATTCCGCTCTCTGACTTATAAATGGGTCCAGATTTGTCCCTGCTGTTAATTTTACAATCGAGATTTTCCCAGGGCTGCCAAGTTTTGACTTCAGCTGGGAGTGAGATTTGTTCCCGGGATGGCGGGGATACTTATTCTTGTTCATAATAAAGTGACCATTATTCGTGGTAAATTGACCCACTACACTccagatattacacatatttttcttcacaACATATTATAAGAAGGAAGTCTCTCCCATCATCCAACACTCCCCACTTTAGTCTCTGAGGTCTTTCCAAATAGAAGTAAATAAATCATCAGCTCCACTGgataccatagactgtataaattAATGGACTTAGCTACTGTGGCGTCACTCTCTGTTTGgtggactcccattttgaagccttgagtttggcattttgaccgtcaTCATCTTGGTATTTTGGACGAGAAGTGACCAGATTTGCATGAGAGTGTGGAGCTGGGGAGGAGCACCCCAGGGTCCAACTACAGCACCTCAGGCTCTGCCGCGGTAGTGatttgtcaatcacaacgtagccacgccctaaaacatccctgctttattgtctattttactctaaatgggactataatttacaaaatgaacatcatgctgcatTGAAGAAAACTTGAGAcaataaactcattaggaaagtgtttactgaggtaatgaatcaagtgagaagtaggatCATTTTCTCACAGACTTCCAcacaattggacttcttttgCAACAcatggagtcgccccctgcaggccattagaaagaatgcaggtttaagactCTTCCGCATTGGCTACCCGCTTAGTGCGTTCTCAGACAATCTGTGAAAAGTGCTGCCTTAAACTtgaacttggaaaaaaaaaactgctgttccGTCgcttaaaaatgagaaatttcACATTTGAAGAAGCAAAGATGAAACATTAGCGTTAGAAAAGGCATGTGTGGCGTGAGATCTGTGTCAGTTGCATGAGTCTGACGGTCAAAGCGTGAGACTTGGCAGCTCTGTTTTCCTCATTTTGTCTTGAAATATGTCCTGATTCTTGACACCTGACAACTCTGCATTTAACCTCAACTCTCTGCAGCGTTTCAGtgtctcattgttttggtttcctgGCTCACTTTACTTGGTTCATTCGTTTCATACTGTAGCATCGTCGTCGGCTGCAATAGGCAGCTGTTTCAGTCAAAAAACCCACTTTACCAGCAACAAATCACAGACAAAGTCAGCGACTACTGTTTAGTAGCTAAAGATATTTCCTCCATGAGTTGGTgtagaccaaaacagagctaaaaggaactccaaatgaatactattatctgctgaatgtgtaaataaacaacagCCTTATCAACTTAAacggtgataatatgtcagtgttttgttcgtagcttgtttctgctgccctcaaggccaaaaaatctgttattgcaGGTTTTATTTGCCCCTCTATGATTACTTTTAGTTATAGAAGTTTTAATGAATCTGATTTTTGCCTAGTGTGATGTCCAAAATAAGATTATAGGCTTGTGGTTTTGTCAGAGTATTACATATGCAGTAAGCTTTCTGACCTGTAAACAACACAGCTAAAACCATCCTGGACTGCTCTGACTATTCTCCACGCAGTTACATCAGCAGGAAGTCTGCAGATAAAAGTGAAAGGATTTGAAGGTGATATTTGTATACATTCTGTCTTAAAAGctgcaccagcagcagctctctctACATgtgttcttctgtttcttccaaATGATGATTGCTCGTGTTACCTTGCCTGCAGACCTAATTTCCCCAGTGGGACAAAAGGGGTTTGAGCTGAATTTATATGAGGTGAAGCTGCTTGTTACTGTAGGGTTTGCAACATCTGTCTTGCAGTTGTGAAATAATAATCAGTCAATTGAACAATTATAGTGTTAAATGAGGCTTAATAATGTGGTGGGTAGTTCGGATGTCTTATATATAGGCCtgaattttaccttttttaagTCTTCGAGCACGACATCCTGCCCCTACATCTCCCAGGGTGTCATATTACCTGGCAACCAAACTAAATGATCAGTCCCCAAGACTGAATTTAAATTCTCTTCATTTACATGCTAAGTGTGTGCATGGGTGTGCATATTCATCTGTTTGTATTGCTTTGTGCgagtgcaaatgtgtgtgtgtgtgtgtctgcattccCTCAAGCGAAGGTGCTCCTGTATGCAAGCGTCCACCAGATGGCACGTGTCCGTCTTGTATTTGCACGTGTCTTCTCTCCAGAGACAGGACGGCCTGATGCAGCGCTCCATCCGCGAGGTGAACACATCCAGCCGCTGGTGTGTGCTGTGGGACCTGGACGAGGACACACACTACAGCGtccaggtgagacacacacacacacacacacacacacacacactttcatatgCTCTCTTCAAAAAGCTGCGTCACTGCTTCTAGTTTGGGTTGATTTCTGGTCgtatttaaacacattttgagtaACTACATTGGCTTTAATTTCAGTAAATAGCAGATTTATTGATATATCATTTCATAAAGGATTTATAAGTTAACTGttaataaattattcatattgCTTGTACATTTAATTCTGACTATTACTAATACGTCTACAGACAGGATTCTCACTTTGTAAAAACTCTTGAGCTATAAAGTCAAATGtaaattttaatctttaataaaacataataccAGTATTTTAATAAGTTGTTAATAAACTGATTTTGGTCCAGATGCTCTGCAGCTATTTTCCTGAGGGTTTGTGTTTAAACAGTCTTCTGCAGGAGTCGAAGAGGCTAAAAAGACAAAGTCATGCTGAAACATGCTAATTGTAATGCATGGGGGAAACCTGTGGGATTTGATTTCACAATCTGGTAATCTAGACttgatttattaaccattaaagAAAACTATTAGATACAACTTTGAAATCCAAGCTTGACTTATTAGAAAGGGTTTTTCTCATCATTCAACATGTTATAGAGTCCAGTTCATGGATGGACATGAAACTCTCCTCAATGAATAATGAGTACAAAAGATTAGCAACTGCATCAGAAAATATTTGATtctttggtaaaaaaaagttgaacgTACAAACCTGTGAATATAAACATTTCGAGGTAGCAGTTAAACACGACTCCCgaggtgcatttcagcaagaaacactcATTCACTAACTTAAAATTCAGTTACGTGTGGAGGCAAAGGGTTACGCTGCTGAGAAAACTAATATTACATTTCGCAGCTTAAATCAATTTACTTTTGGATTGTGGGTCAGTTTTGGATGAACTCGGCAACTGTGGCGCCACGTTCTGTTTCCAACTGCAACAGGAAgtgttttgaattcattacagctctgatttgcacctctgaccttcttctccatagcaacagagGACAATTAATGTGCATAATCTGATtcctcagaaacaaagttgaaataattaaatcttTGATTACTCTAATACAGTAGTGTGgaaatgttgatttgttttgCGCTATTAAAAGTTGCAAATCAAGACTTTTCTCATCTGTAATTTGCTGTTTCTGACCTGAGAAGCAGAACATCAGATTCtcataagagaaaaaaaaactcaatttgTTGAAAAGTCACCTGTTATCTCAAGCAAGccttgaaaaaaaaggaaggaaatgaTCCCTTCCTCTGCAAAGGAAAGCAAGCTCTGCAGAGCATATTCTGTTTCACAATGAAGGCAAAACTGAGATAAAGAGAAGCTTATTAATACCGagttttaatacaaaaaagacCCTTGATCAGAAGAGTTTTCAACACCAGTGCAAATGAGATACTTACTGAAAGCTTTCTGCAGACATCTGATACAGGAACTTCTAAGTGATTATTTCTCTTCACCCCAAAATGATAAATTGCACTTTCAAAATGAGCTTTTATTCTTATTAACCTTCTCTCAGTATCTAATTAATATCAACACACACCAGTAATGCTTCCTTAACGGCATATCTATTAGATATCACATCTCAAATGACCTTAAATCAAAAGTCAGCACAAACtccagcttctctctgagagagGAGTATCTAATGTGACTCCATTATCATGACTCTATTAAACTTTTTATAATCCATTAGACCGACAGACTCGTACAGATTGTCATTCAGCCGGAGGACTCGGTTAAATGTGCTCGTCAGCAGGCAGATGTCCCGCAGAAGTGTCATTGAGCAAAACACGAAAGCCTCGCCAGCTCCAGCGGGGACGACTTTTGATCTCTTGACCTCCCTGTAGAGGAGAGGGAAAGTTTAAAGAGAGTCTTCCTGTGGGGATTAGTGAGGAGTTTTATTATCATCCAGAGTACTTGATGTTTTGCTCAAGGACAGTTCGCAGAGATCAAACTTGCAACTTTCTAATTACAGTAGATAAGTCTTTCTAAAGGACACTTGGACTTTCTTCGTGATGAAATTCTAATTAACTTCTCTAGTGTTACTCATTTCCCATAATGACTTGCAACAACCTCCACAGAAAACTTGCTGCATTCAACCTCTGGGTTCAGCGTGTCGGTGGGGACGGAGATGTCTGCAGCACAGTGAGACGTGTCCATGTGTGAGACCTTTAGAGGGGCAGGTGCTCGGACATAGAACAAGATGTCAAAAATCCAAACACCAATATAACTTACAGCATCACCTGTTGAATTATAGCAACCAATATTCAACCCGCATCTTACTATATCATACTGTGATTCGCTCtctgtcgtgtgtgtgtgtgtgtgtgtgtttgtgtgtcctgtTGGCACCTATTAAACATCACACAGCTAAAGGCATCATCCTCCGCAGGCCGGACGACGCACACTGAGAGCGGCAACAGTGTAGATCATAATCTATGAGGACTGAGGTTTTGTTATCGTGAAGCTAAATGAATGTCAGGATTAACCCGAGGCTTTTTCATCTGAAGGTCTCAGTTTATAATGTTTGACTGGACGTCATATAAAACAACttactttcaaaaacaaaaaaacaacctctgaGTGGTGAAAATGCTGCTCCTTTAAAGACatattgtctctaaacaaagaataTGTTTATGATATGGTGACAATCTCCAGAGCGAAACATGTAGCTCCTCAAATCCCataattacaattttaaaaaaaactacaacataCAAAAACTGGGATGGAGAATCTTTAAAGGAGAGTTCAAGAGTAGTGCAAGAGACAGTTAGAGAAAACCTCACAGCTATAAAGTCTTTATCTTAAAAGAAACTGCACATAGCTGccatttcataatttatttcaattaagaTCATTGTTTCtgcaaaagtaataaaacatcttAGATCTGTATTTGACAGCTCCGATCAGCACAGTGGAAGAATATTTATAAATGCTTGGACACCATTTGTCGTATTTCAGAACATGTTTTGGCTTAAATACCTTTATTGGATGTTTTAATTGTTCTAACATGGAGATGTTACTAAATAAAGACTCAACTTTAAAGacttttatatacatttttcccaccaagaaggaaacaaaatgaattgtgtttatttcccactggattttttttcctgatataTACAGTCCTTCGCTGCTACTTCTACCTCTAGTCAGCACATCTTCAAggtttaaaacaataagaaacatctACTGAGCtgcaatgtgtcattttttagTTGTTTCCAAACATGCTTTAtgtcagaaatgtgaaaataatctttCTATTTCATTAAGATCCGgttactgaggtcaacaacagctgaagaaaacatcatgttaacggagttgttgtgtagtgttagtacctgtgttaaaacatctgtaagtccttttatagcaggtttgaatcttgtgctttgacttttgtttgtgtcCTTTAGTTTCcatttggataacagattgtgcTTTCAAATGTATTTACCAGAGCAGTAATTCATCTACATGCAGGTTATAAGTTAGACCTCAggctgcctctgtgtgtttctctttactccttcaactgtttctttaaatctTGAGTCAGTTGCACCTTCTTCCTTCTTTAAACcagttctgttgtttttctttcaacaccattaaattacatcctgcaattcttcctcacttctgtctcctctctcctgatttcttcactcactctgaaaatgtaaaagctttccTTTAATAAatctgacagagcatgaagcacAACTTTGACTTCTATGgtataattacagtaattgtggacaaacgACACACAGTGGAAACACATCAGCAGTCAAGTTATCAAACTATCAAGCTGCGTTAACACTAatgtaaaacagcagcactggACGGTTAAAACAACACTAACGTCAATTTATAAAACTTTCACTTCACTGAAGAGCTTTTCTAGCTGCTtactgtgttgtattttgtctaacagattattatttgatgctgcacgtcagttaatgtcatatatgatcctctgaTTCATTCGTCTGTCTAGTCTGCCCGCTAGCTTCAGTGtggagggtttgtttgttttaaacaccAGCGTGGGTGGGCGATGGTTTGTTGGTCGTTCTGCGTTAACGCAAAGTAGAAGGTGCTCGGACATCCTCAGCCTCCCCTTCTTCTGCATGTGCCTGCATATAAAGTGGCAAGAAATATCTCAGCGTTCTGTTTTAGTGAGAAAGCACCAAATTGCTccataataaaatatttttgggtAGATTTTCATTTTCGCATGTTGCTGAAAATGTCCCAAAGAAGGCCCCCAAATGTGTTCTCTCTCTTATCTCTCATGCTTTCAGTCTGCTTCTACATTTACTATTCATCCTCCAGTGATCATACAGGATCCCGGCCAAAAAGCAAAGCACCATTTGCTTGCTAAATATACTCTTGTGAGCCAGTTTCTTATCATCGTTACATAACGTCATCCTCCGTTTTGTCTGTAGCTGTAAAGAATCCAATTCTGTGGCTGTATGAGGTGATATGACTCTATCTTAGCTTCAGTATTTCCTTAAAAATATGAGGAGCACTGCTGACTTTCCTCTAaagaattatttttcttttcttttaggtGCAGTCCGTCGGGCCGCATGGCGACAGTCAGCCCAGCCGCGCCGTCCACTTCAGGACTCTGGAGAGAAGTGACCATTATCCTGCCGGAGTCCTGGACCACCGTAACTAACATACATATTTTTGGGGGGATGGAATAAATTTCCTGTTcaacacattttgaaaaatatacacTTATAAATAACATTCTGTAACAACAAAACCTACAGTGTATCAtgtaaaaaagtacatttttaaaaggaaaaagcaagaaaagtaaaataaaaatgaataagggGATAgaatacacaacacaacaactaCGCCTCCACTGACTAATTTGACtggttgaatttttaaaaatgacacaaatgatTTCAACACATTTAAATCATAAGTCTggtaatattctatatttttcttattgtcagaaaatcccatgaaaacacaaaaaatgactGGAtccactaacaagtattgtctgtgcaTCCAAAGActgatacagtatattttattctGCTGCGAATACTCATTGAAGTgacaaatgtggattcatccgccgctgaaaatagtccccaacaaatgcactagttcctcctgttttttgtaacttttgttaCAAACGATGGTGCCCAGCTCTTTTAGAGGATTACTgggcttttaaaaaaacatagattgttgacctgtttttaaagatttacatgcTATGACAGGCtaagatgttgttttttttgccttttaatGGGTTTTGTTGACATAAATTAATGTTGTtgataaaaatatagaatatcagcACTCTTACctgttaataaaacattaattattgataaaataatgacaaaaattgCTATTTTCCCACCAAAATAGCTTTTCCGAGGAGTAGTCTTTCAcctaaagacataaaaataccaacactgtatgtatgtaaatctGCATCTCGTCTTGTTTGCCTTGTTGATgatgttttgctgtgtttgtgtcctcagATGAACCAGCTATGGAGGGTCTGGGCATGACTCCTCACCTACAGACAGGAGAGCTGCTCATTATCaccactgtgctgctgctgtgggcAGGTCAGGctggacgtgtgtgtgtgtgtgttttatgtgtttgcatgtgtgggtgtgtgtatagtAGGTGTGTAGACGAGGATGTATCATGGCTGAAAATATGTGTGATCAGAAGACAatcttttgcttttgtttcatgtgttttatttattttgcgtCCTCCTGTTCAACCTTTTAATCGCCTTCTCCCACCGCAGCCGTCATCGCCCTGTTCTGCCGAcagtatgacatcatcaaaGACAACGACTCCAACAGCACCAAGGACAAGGCAAAGAGGCAGCTGGTCCGCGCCACTTCCTCCTACTACAACGCTTCCGCCCGCAGCTCACCCATCTACCACAACGGAGCCGTACGCAGCAGCAGGGTGACTCATTTACTCTCTGACCCCTGaactcccttttttttaaaaaaaaaaccaacttcttcctcctcttcttcttcttcttcttcatggcTTTCATTTTGTTGCAGCACTTCTCTATTATGCATGATCAGTCTTGGCTGCCAGGAATATTTTGTTTCCTCTGAAGAGCCCTTTGCAGTTGCATCAGAGATCTCCTAGCAACCAGGGCTGCTGCCATCATGGCTAAATATAAAACAACCAGGCTGGAAACAGAGAGCTATAGCTGCAAACGCTTGTTGGGTTGCTGCCGGAGATGCAGGCAGCGATACGCTCAGGCAGCAGTCTGACAGGGTAGATGTGTTTCTATATATAAGCTGATGTGACGATAAACTGCGCTTTGAGGAGAGGTGGATTCACCTGAAAGCAGCAGGTGCATTAAAGCAGGGTCACTAGCTTTTATGCTTTTAAGCACTTTCTTCCTCAAATACACTTCTGCATGTCTGATAAGGTACACAGAGAGTGAGGTCATGGCGGCTGTGAAGCTTCTTTAACTGCAATTCACTGTTTCTTTCATCGGTCTTCCTGACGAAATTTCAGAGGTTTATTTTAACGAGCGTCCACTACGACGTTTGCCAGTAGATATTGAAGTTTTCTTGATTTTAACGAAGGTAAACAAGCTGCTGCAGACGATTTAAAAACCAGGATGTTTGTCTACAGATTCAAAACCAATGAAATGCAAAGTCAGTGCTTACAGTTCGGTAGCATCCAGCAGACttcaattatcaattaatccatcagttattttcttgattaatcattttctgTTCACCATGCTAGAATGTAAGATGAAGTATTTCAATAATTAACTCACATTAGAGATGCTGGAACCAGATATGACTTAGTTGTTAATCAGTTATTACAATTATTGCAGATAAATCAATGTATTGGGTAATAACTTCACTTCTGATCTACTCAGCTGCAACTGAGACAAGAAATTCTGAAGCCTTTAATGTCTTGTTTCCCTTATTATATTTGTTCCGTATCAGCTTGTTCCAACTCTTCAAAAAGCTTTATGTGATTCATACTGAGGGaaaatttctatttttattttttatagctGCACAGATGTCTCGTGCATCGTTTTTGATCATTTCTCTCAAATCTCAGCTTGATATATTTgatatctttggaaactttgggcTTGAATTTGAAATGAAGTTCTGTGGGTTTGACTCTAAATATAATAGATACATGATGATATATGTGGTGCgttttaatgaaacaaatgtTTCCGGTGCAGATTCAGAGCCAGAtaagttaaaaaacaacaacattagaACAAGATGT is a window encoding:
- the LOC137177084 gene encoding fibronectin type III domain-containing protein 4-like isoform X2, producing MIAVPAAPVNVSVTQLRAHSAMVTWNVPQGDTVIGYAISQQRQDGLMQRSIREVNTSSRWCVLWDLDEDTHYSVQVQSVGPHGDSQPSRAVHFRTLERSDHYPAGVLDHHEPAMEGLGMTPHLQTGELLIITTVLLLWAAVIALFCRQYDIIKDNDSNSTKDKAKRQLVRATSSYYNASARSSPIYHNGAVRSSRLHRASSSISIIRV
- the LOC137177084 gene encoding fibronectin type III domain-containing protein 4-like isoform X3 translates to MVTWNVPQGDTVIGYAISQQRQDGLMQRSIREVNTSSRWCVLWDLDEDTHYSVQVQSVGPHGDSQPSRAVHFRTLERSDHYPAGVLDHHEPAMEGLGMTPHLQTGELLIITTVLLLWAAVIALFCRQYDIIKDNDSNSTKDKAKRQLVRATSSYYNASARSSPIYHNGAVRSSRLHRASSSISIIRV
- the LOC137177084 gene encoding fibronectin type III domain-containing protein 5-like isoform X1; protein product: MTASPHLDLGLLLLLLACWQTPAMVGGTVPAAPVNVSVTQLRAHSAMVTWNVPQGDTVIGYAISQQRQDGLMQRSIREVNTSSRWCVLWDLDEDTHYSVQVQSVGPHGDSQPSRAVHFRTLERSDHYPAGVLDHHEPAMEGLGMTPHLQTGELLIITTVLLLWAAVIALFCRQYDIIKDNDSNSTKDKAKRQLVRATSSYYNASARSSPIYHNGAVRSSRLHRASSSISIIRV